Proteins encoded in a region of the Mycobacteriales bacterium genome:
- a CDS encoding FhaA domain-containing protein produces MGVLQRFERRLEGAVGTAFARLFKGQVEPVEVAKALQREAEARRAIVGQDRVLVPNRYVVELGPTDHDRLAPWETQLTNTLAEMVQEHVDDEGWSTFGDIEVTLSRNEELGTGMFNVTSSVDPNAGPRRRPYNSLSMPAVPAGGPAPAGGGAGGVVPGFAASSAQGGGYGGGYGGDQGQGYDGGGNRDQGYGQPEPGYGQPDQGYGQQPDPAYGEGGYGQQPGYGQQQPGYGDPYERGDQYQGADGYQQPANGYAPPATVPPPAYQQQQRLRHLLTVDGSQQWMELHVGSNVIGRGQDADLRLPDTGVSRRHIDIRFDGNGAVLHDLGSTNGTTVNGHRAQSWQLQHGDVVRLGHTVLVYRQEPA; encoded by the coding sequence GTGGGTGTGCTGCAACGCTTCGAGCGGCGCCTCGAAGGTGCTGTGGGCACGGCCTTCGCGCGCCTCTTCAAGGGTCAGGTGGAGCCGGTCGAGGTGGCCAAGGCGCTGCAGCGGGAAGCTGAGGCGCGCCGGGCCATCGTCGGTCAGGACCGGGTTCTGGTGCCGAACCGCTATGTGGTCGAGTTGGGCCCGACCGACCATGACCGGTTGGCGCCCTGGGAGACCCAACTGACCAACACCCTCGCCGAGATGGTGCAGGAGCACGTGGACGACGAGGGCTGGTCGACGTTCGGGGACATCGAGGTGACGTTGTCGCGCAACGAGGAGCTGGGGACCGGCATGTTCAACGTGACCAGCAGCGTCGACCCGAACGCGGGTCCGCGCCGCCGCCCGTACAACTCGCTGTCGATGCCGGCCGTCCCGGCCGGCGGTCCGGCGCCGGCAGGTGGCGGGGCCGGCGGGGTGGTGCCGGGCTTCGCGGCCTCGAGCGCCCAGGGCGGCGGCTACGGCGGTGGGTACGGCGGCGACCAGGGGCAGGGGTACGACGGCGGCGGCAACCGGGACCAGGGCTACGGCCAGCCCGAGCCGGGCTACGGCCAGCCGGACCAGGGTTACGGCCAGCAGCCCGACCCGGCGTACGGCGAGGGTGGCTACGGCCAGCAGCCGGGATACGGCCAGCAGCAGCCCGGCTACGGCGACCCGTACGAGCGCGGCGACCAGTACCAGGGTGCGGACGGCTACCAGCAGCCGGCCAACGGCTACGCGCCGCCGGCCACGGTCCCGCCGCCGGCGTACCAGCAGCAGCAGCGGCTGCGACACCTGCTGACCGTCGACGGCAGCCAGCAGTGGATGGAGCTGCACGTCGGCAGCAACGTGATCGGCCGGGGTCAGGACGCGGACCTGCGGCTGCCCGACACCGGCGTGTCCCGCCGGCACATCGACATCCGCTTCGACGGCAACGGCGCGGTGCTGCACGATCTCGGCTCGACCAACGGCACCACGGTGAACGGTCACCGGGCGCAGAGCTGGCAGCTGCAGCACGGTGACGTAGTCCGACTGGGTCACACCGTCCTCGTCTACCGGCAAGAGCCGGCGTGA
- a CDS encoding FHA domain-containing protein gives MNAPIVVQILRFGFLALLWIFIFATLRVVRADLAGAGATRSTMPTRPTASTRPKPKRRGKALTNLLVTEGGLAGTRITLGEQPIMIGRANDSTLVLTDDYASTRHARLVSRDGDWYVEDLGSTNGTYLDRTKVTGPTLIPPGVPIRIGKTVLELRS, from the coding sequence GTGAATGCGCCGATCGTCGTCCAGATCCTCCGGTTCGGGTTCCTGGCGCTGCTGTGGATCTTCATCTTCGCTACGCTGCGCGTCGTCCGGGCGGACCTGGCGGGGGCCGGTGCGACCCGATCGACCATGCCCACCCGTCCGACCGCCTCGACGCGGCCGAAGCCGAAGCGAAGGGGGAAGGCCCTCACCAACCTGCTCGTCACCGAGGGTGGCCTGGCCGGCACCCGAATCACGCTCGGCGAGCAGCCCATCATGATCGGCCGGGCCAACGACTCGACCCTGGTGCTCACCGACGACTATGCGAGCACCCGGCACGCGAGGCTCGTCAGCCGGGACGGCGACTGGTACGTCGAGGATCTCGGCTCCACCAACGGCACCTACCTCGACCGTACGAAGGTCACCGGCCCGACGCTGATCCCGCCCGGAGTCCCCATCCGGATCGGTAAGACGGTTCTCGAGTTGAGGTCATGA
- a CDS encoding PP2C family serine/threonine-protein phosphatase: MTVALRYAVRSDRGLMRTNNEDSVYAGPRLLALADGMGGHAAGEVASNVVISTLAHLDEDRPFDDLISTLRDATAAANNNLRAMVEQDSNLDGMGTTLTALLFAGSRVGLVHVGDSRAYLVRGGQLTQITHDDTFVQALIDEGRLTAEEASSHPQRSLILHALNGAEVEPDLSIREARIGDRYLLCSDGLSDVVSPDTLLEALQLPDPHESADRLVELALRAGGPDNVTCIVADVIDVPYGDDAPVMDGAVGGNRGQREPDRTSPASRAATLNSRPGPEDTVPDRPARPRRLRLALGLFALLVVVVGGGYGLWTWTQAQYFVGAEGDQVAVYRGVNSSVGPVHLFSVVDTNPMKLDDLVQVARRQVQDGIPADNRAQAEQIIARLNMQQKPLCPTPTPSPTPSPTKPATKPTPGRTPSPTPATPTAPSSAANPSGTEAPGDEGCRLP, encoded by the coding sequence GTGACCGTGGCCCTTCGGTACGCGGTCCGCTCGGACCGCGGACTCATGCGCACCAACAACGAGGACTCGGTGTACGCCGGGCCTCGGCTGCTGGCCCTTGCCGACGGCATGGGCGGCCACGCCGCGGGCGAGGTGGCCAGCAACGTCGTCATCTCCACGCTCGCGCACCTGGACGAGGACCGGCCGTTCGACGACCTCATCTCGACCCTGCGGGACGCCACCGCGGCCGCGAACAACAACCTGCGCGCGATGGTCGAGCAGGACTCGAACCTCGACGGCATGGGCACGACGCTCACCGCGCTGCTGTTCGCCGGCTCCCGGGTCGGGCTGGTGCACGTCGGCGACTCCCGGGCGTACCTGGTCCGGGGCGGGCAGCTGACCCAGATCACCCACGACGACACGTTCGTGCAGGCGCTGATCGACGAGGGCCGGCTGACCGCGGAGGAGGCCAGCTCGCACCCGCAGCGGTCGCTGATCCTGCACGCGCTCAACGGCGCCGAGGTCGAGCCGGACCTCTCGATCCGGGAGGCCCGGATCGGCGACCGCTACCTGCTCTGCAGCGACGGGCTGTCCGACGTGGTCTCCCCGGACACGCTGCTGGAGGCCCTGCAGCTGCCGGACCCGCACGAGTCGGCCGACCGGCTGGTCGAGCTGGCCCTGCGCGCGGGCGGCCCGGACAACGTGACCTGCATCGTCGCCGACGTCATCGACGTGCCGTACGGGGACGACGCCCCGGTGATGGACGGAGCGGTCGGCGGCAACCGCGGCCAGCGCGAGCCGGACCGCACCAGCCCGGCCTCCCGCGCGGCCACCCTGAACTCGCGCCCGGGGCCGGAGGACACCGTCCCGGACCGCCCGGCCCGGCCGCGCCGGCTGCGGCTGGCCCTCGGGCTGTTCGCGCTGCTGGTCGTGGTCGTCGGTGGCGGCTACGGGCTGTGGACCTGGACCCAGGCTCAATACTTCGTCGGCGCCGAGGGCGACCAGGTCGCCGTCTACCGGGGCGTGAACTCCTCGGTCGGCCCGGTCCACCTCTTCTCGGTCGTCGACACCAACCCGATGAAGCTGGACGACCTGGTCCAGGTCGCCCGCCGGCAGGTGCAGGACGGCATCCCGGCCGACAACCGGGCCCAGGCCGAGCAGATCATCGCCCGGCTGAACATGCAGCAGAAGCCGCTGTGCCCGACCCCCACCCCGAGCCCGACGCCGTCCCCGACGAAGCCCGCCACCAAGCCGACCCCGGGGCGGACACCGTCGCCGACCCCCGCGACCCCGACCGCCCCGAGTAGCGCGGCGAACCCGTCCGGGACCGAGGCGCCGGGCGACGAGGGGTGCCGGCTGCCTTGA